One part of the Podarcis muralis chromosome 3, rPodMur119.hap1.1, whole genome shotgun sequence genome encodes these proteins:
- the RNASEH1 gene encoding ribonuclease H1 isoform X2, producing MRLRGCPRAEEQENSEDGQRGRSGPGTVRSGNMFYAVRKGRRTGVYRTWEECKEQVDKYKYASFKKFSTEEDAWDFVNDGSTGTLAGDAGHADASPPNDPAVVTKAYERPRNNRFKGKKTTSWSDYSAYKKPYEQPSENQRERKRVKYTEVPYTPPERKDEFSYMGDYAVVYTDGCCSSNGRRKARAGTGVYWGPDHPLNSSERLPGRQTNQRAEIHAACKAIEQAKSQNINKLAIYTDSKFTIEGMTSWVKNWKKNDWKTYKGTDVTNREDFERLANLSEGMDIQWKHVPGHSGFAGNEAADRLAKKGAGKSSS from the exons ATGCGCCTGCGCGGCTGCCCGAGAGCGGAAGAGCAGGAGAACAGCGAAGACGGGCAGAGAGGGCG CAGCGGCCCCGGAACCGTCAGGAGCGGCAACATGTTCTACGCGGTGCGGAAGGGCAGGAGGACCGGCGTGTATCGCACCTG GGAGGAATGTAAAGAACAAGTTGACAAATATAAATATGCTAGCTTCAAGAAGTTTTCAACAGAGGAAGATGCTTGGGACTTCGTAAATGATGGATCAACAG GCACACTGGCAGGGGATGCAGGACATGCAGATGCATCACCACCTAATGACCCAGCGGTTGTTACTAAAG CTTATGAAAGACCAAGAAATAATAGGTTCAAGGGTAAGAAGACAACATCGTGGTCAGATTATAGTGCATACAAGAAACCGTATGAACAGCCCTCAGAGAACCAACGTGAGAGAAAGCGTGTAAAATATACCGAAGTACCTTACACACCTCCAGAACGCAAAGATGAATTCTCATATATGG GAGATTATGCAGTTGTTTATACTGATGGGTGTTGCTCAAGTAATGGGCGCCGTAAAGCACGTGCTGGAACTGGTGTCTATTGGGGACCCGATCATCCTTT AAATAGTAGTGAAAGACTTCCTGGGCGGCAGACTAATCAAAGGGCTGAAATACAT GCAGCTTGCAAAGCAATAGAGCAAGCCAAGAGTCAAAATATCAATAAACTGGCAATCTATACTGACAGCAAGTTCACCATCGAAG GTATGACAAGCTGGGTTAAAAACTGGAAGAAGAATGATTGGAAAACATACAAAGGAACAGATGTAACAAACAGAGAGGACTTTGAAAGGCTTGCTAATCTTTCGGAAGGCATGGATATCCAGTGG AAACACGTTCCAGGTCATTCTGGCTTTGCTGGAAATGAAGCGGCTGATCGACTAGCAAAAAAAGGAGCTGGAAAGTCCTCGTCCTAA
- the RNASEH1 gene encoding ribonuclease H1 isoform X4 translates to MRLRGCPRAEEQENSEDGQRGRSGPGTVRSGNMFYAVRKGRRTGVYRTWEECKEQVDKYKYASFKKFSTEEDAWDFVNDGSTAYERPRNNRFKGKKTTSWSDYSAYKKPYEQPSENQRERKRVKYTEVPYTPPERKDEFSYMGDYAVVYTDGCCSSNGRRKARAGTGVYWGPDHPLNSSERLPGRQTNQRAEIHAACKAIEQAKSQNINKLAIYTDSKFTIEGMTSWVKNWKKNDWKTYKGTDVTNREDFERLANLSEGMDIQWKHVPGHSGFAGNEAADRLAKKGAGKSSS, encoded by the exons ATGCGCCTGCGCGGCTGCCCGAGAGCGGAAGAGCAGGAGAACAGCGAAGACGGGCAGAGAGGGCG CAGCGGCCCCGGAACCGTCAGGAGCGGCAACATGTTCTACGCGGTGCGGAAGGGCAGGAGGACCGGCGTGTATCGCACCTG GGAGGAATGTAAAGAACAAGTTGACAAATATAAATATGCTAGCTTCAAGAAGTTTTCAACAGAGGAAGATGCTTGGGACTTCGTAAATGATGGATCAACAG CTTATGAAAGACCAAGAAATAATAGGTTCAAGGGTAAGAAGACAACATCGTGGTCAGATTATAGTGCATACAAGAAACCGTATGAACAGCCCTCAGAGAACCAACGTGAGAGAAAGCGTGTAAAATATACCGAAGTACCTTACACACCTCCAGAACGCAAAGATGAATTCTCATATATGG GAGATTATGCAGTTGTTTATACTGATGGGTGTTGCTCAAGTAATGGGCGCCGTAAAGCACGTGCTGGAACTGGTGTCTATTGGGGACCCGATCATCCTTT AAATAGTAGTGAAAGACTTCCTGGGCGGCAGACTAATCAAAGGGCTGAAATACAT GCAGCTTGCAAAGCAATAGAGCAAGCCAAGAGTCAAAATATCAATAAACTGGCAATCTATACTGACAGCAAGTTCACCATCGAAG GTATGACAAGCTGGGTTAAAAACTGGAAGAAGAATGATTGGAAAACATACAAAGGAACAGATGTAACAAACAGAGAGGACTTTGAAAGGCTTGCTAATCTTTCGGAAGGCATGGATATCCAGTGG AAACACGTTCCAGGTCATTCTGGCTTTGCTGGAAATGAAGCGGCTGATCGACTAGCAAAAAAAGGAGCTGGAAAGTCCTCGTCCTAA
- the RNASEH1 gene encoding ribonuclease H1 isoform X3, translating into MRLRGCPRAEEQENSEDGQRGRSGPGTVRSGNMFYAVRKGRRTGVYRTWEECKEQVDKYKYASFKKFSTEEDAWDFVNDGSTGTFCHSTAYERPRNNRFKGKKTTSWSDYSAYKKPYEQPSENQRERKRVKYTEVPYTPPERKDEFSYMGDYAVVYTDGCCSSNGRRKARAGTGVYWGPDHPLNSSERLPGRQTNQRAEIHAACKAIEQAKSQNINKLAIYTDSKFTIEGMTSWVKNWKKNDWKTYKGTDVTNREDFERLANLSEGMDIQWKHVPGHSGFAGNEAADRLAKKGAGKSSS; encoded by the exons ATGCGCCTGCGCGGCTGCCCGAGAGCGGAAGAGCAGGAGAACAGCGAAGACGGGCAGAGAGGGCG CAGCGGCCCCGGAACCGTCAGGAGCGGCAACATGTTCTACGCGGTGCGGAAGGGCAGGAGGACCGGCGTGTATCGCACCTG GGAGGAATGTAAAGAACAAGTTGACAAATATAAATATGCTAGCTTCAAGAAGTTTTCAACAGAGGAAGATGCTTGGGACTTCGTAAATGATGGATCAACAGGTACATTTTGTCATTCAACTG CTTATGAAAGACCAAGAAATAATAGGTTCAAGGGTAAGAAGACAACATCGTGGTCAGATTATAGTGCATACAAGAAACCGTATGAACAGCCCTCAGAGAACCAACGTGAGAGAAAGCGTGTAAAATATACCGAAGTACCTTACACACCTCCAGAACGCAAAGATGAATTCTCATATATGG GAGATTATGCAGTTGTTTATACTGATGGGTGTTGCTCAAGTAATGGGCGCCGTAAAGCACGTGCTGGAACTGGTGTCTATTGGGGACCCGATCATCCTTT AAATAGTAGTGAAAGACTTCCTGGGCGGCAGACTAATCAAAGGGCTGAAATACAT GCAGCTTGCAAAGCAATAGAGCAAGCCAAGAGTCAAAATATCAATAAACTGGCAATCTATACTGACAGCAAGTTCACCATCGAAG GTATGACAAGCTGGGTTAAAAACTGGAAGAAGAATGATTGGAAAACATACAAAGGAACAGATGTAACAAACAGAGAGGACTTTGAAAGGCTTGCTAATCTTTCGGAAGGCATGGATATCCAGTGG AAACACGTTCCAGGTCATTCTGGCTTTGCTGGAAATGAAGCGGCTGATCGACTAGCAAAAAAAGGAGCTGGAAAGTCCTCGTCCTAA
- the RNASEH1 gene encoding ribonuclease H1 isoform X5 — MFYAVRKGRRTGVYRTWEECKEQVDKYKYASFKKFSTEEDAWDFVNDGSTGTFCHSTGTLAGDAGHADASPPNDPAVVTKAYERPRNNRFKGKKTTSWSDYSAYKKPYEQPSENQRERKRVKYTEVPYTPPERKDEFSYMGDYAVVYTDGCCSSNGRRKARAGTGVYWGPDHPLNSSERLPGRQTNQRAEIHAACKAIEQAKSQNINKLAIYTDSKFTIEGMTSWVKNWKKNDWKTYKGTDVTNREDFERLANLSEGMDIQWKHVPGHSGFAGNEAADRLAKKGAGKSSS, encoded by the exons ATGTTCTACGCGGTGCGGAAGGGCAGGAGGACCGGCGTGTATCGCACCTG GGAGGAATGTAAAGAACAAGTTGACAAATATAAATATGCTAGCTTCAAGAAGTTTTCAACAGAGGAAGATGCTTGGGACTTCGTAAATGATGGATCAACAGGTACATTTTGTCATTCAACTG GCACACTGGCAGGGGATGCAGGACATGCAGATGCATCACCACCTAATGACCCAGCGGTTGTTACTAAAG CTTATGAAAGACCAAGAAATAATAGGTTCAAGGGTAAGAAGACAACATCGTGGTCAGATTATAGTGCATACAAGAAACCGTATGAACAGCCCTCAGAGAACCAACGTGAGAGAAAGCGTGTAAAATATACCGAAGTACCTTACACACCTCCAGAACGCAAAGATGAATTCTCATATATGG GAGATTATGCAGTTGTTTATACTGATGGGTGTTGCTCAAGTAATGGGCGCCGTAAAGCACGTGCTGGAACTGGTGTCTATTGGGGACCCGATCATCCTTT AAATAGTAGTGAAAGACTTCCTGGGCGGCAGACTAATCAAAGGGCTGAAATACAT GCAGCTTGCAAAGCAATAGAGCAAGCCAAGAGTCAAAATATCAATAAACTGGCAATCTATACTGACAGCAAGTTCACCATCGAAG GTATGACAAGCTGGGTTAAAAACTGGAAGAAGAATGATTGGAAAACATACAAAGGAACAGATGTAACAAACAGAGAGGACTTTGAAAGGCTTGCTAATCTTTCGGAAGGCATGGATATCCAGTGG AAACACGTTCCAGGTCATTCTGGCTTTGCTGGAAATGAAGCGGCTGATCGACTAGCAAAAAAAGGAGCTGGAAAGTCCTCGTCCTAA
- the RNASEH1 gene encoding ribonuclease H1 isoform X1 — translation MRLRGCPRAEEQENSEDGQRGRSGPGTVRSGNMFYAVRKGRRTGVYRTWEECKEQVDKYKYASFKKFSTEEDAWDFVNDGSTGTFCHSTGTLAGDAGHADASPPNDPAVVTKAYERPRNNRFKGKKTTSWSDYSAYKKPYEQPSENQRERKRVKYTEVPYTPPERKDEFSYMGDYAVVYTDGCCSSNGRRKARAGTGVYWGPDHPLNSSERLPGRQTNQRAEIHAACKAIEQAKSQNINKLAIYTDSKFTIEGMTSWVKNWKKNDWKTYKGTDVTNREDFERLANLSEGMDIQWKHVPGHSGFAGNEAADRLAKKGAGKSSS, via the exons ATGCGCCTGCGCGGCTGCCCGAGAGCGGAAGAGCAGGAGAACAGCGAAGACGGGCAGAGAGGGCG CAGCGGCCCCGGAACCGTCAGGAGCGGCAACATGTTCTACGCGGTGCGGAAGGGCAGGAGGACCGGCGTGTATCGCACCTG GGAGGAATGTAAAGAACAAGTTGACAAATATAAATATGCTAGCTTCAAGAAGTTTTCAACAGAGGAAGATGCTTGGGACTTCGTAAATGATGGATCAACAGGTACATTTTGTCATTCAACTG GCACACTGGCAGGGGATGCAGGACATGCAGATGCATCACCACCTAATGACCCAGCGGTTGTTACTAAAG CTTATGAAAGACCAAGAAATAATAGGTTCAAGGGTAAGAAGACAACATCGTGGTCAGATTATAGTGCATACAAGAAACCGTATGAACAGCCCTCAGAGAACCAACGTGAGAGAAAGCGTGTAAAATATACCGAAGTACCTTACACACCTCCAGAACGCAAAGATGAATTCTCATATATGG GAGATTATGCAGTTGTTTATACTGATGGGTGTTGCTCAAGTAATGGGCGCCGTAAAGCACGTGCTGGAACTGGTGTCTATTGGGGACCCGATCATCCTTT AAATAGTAGTGAAAGACTTCCTGGGCGGCAGACTAATCAAAGGGCTGAAATACAT GCAGCTTGCAAAGCAATAGAGCAAGCCAAGAGTCAAAATATCAATAAACTGGCAATCTATACTGACAGCAAGTTCACCATCGAAG GTATGACAAGCTGGGTTAAAAACTGGAAGAAGAATGATTGGAAAACATACAAAGGAACAGATGTAACAAACAGAGAGGACTTTGAAAGGCTTGCTAATCTTTCGGAAGGCATGGATATCCAGTGG AAACACGTTCCAGGTCATTCTGGCTTTGCTGGAAATGAAGCGGCTGATCGACTAGCAAAAAAAGGAGCTGGAAAGTCCTCGTCCTAA